The following proteins are co-located in the Vigna unguiculata cultivar IT97K-499-35 chromosome 9, ASM411807v1, whole genome shotgun sequence genome:
- the LOC114196158 gene encoding BURP domain protein RD22-like gives MEFQCLPLLFSLGVILMAAQAALPPEIYWERMLPNTPIPNAVTHLPKLVPLANHHHHEHPKSSIILSEEGFRPGTKLDVQFPKRKYLTPLLPREIAEHLPFSSKKLSEILEILAVKPKSENAKNVEKTLKICEDPPTINDEEKHCATSIESMVDFVISKLRKNVHVTSTKAENESKSKKFIVKDGVKILAEEIIACHPMQYPYVVFYCHKLSNSSAHFMPLEGEDGTRVKDVAVCHKDTSEWDPNHIAFQVLKAKPGTISMCHFFPEGHLVWYAK, from the exons ATGGAGTTTCAGTGCCTTCCATTGCTTTTTTCTCTCGGT GTGATACTGATGGCAGCTCAGGCTGCCTTACCGCCAGAGATTTACTGGGAAAGGATGCTTCCAAACACACCAATCCCCAATGCAGTCACACACCTTCCCAAACTTG TTCCACTTgctaatcatcatcatcatgaacACCCAAAATCAAGTATAATTTTATCAGAAGAAGGATTTAGGCCAGGCACAAAATTGGATGTACAATTccctaaaagaaaatatttaacccCATTATTACCTCGAGAAATTGCAGAACACTTACCATTCTCATCAAAAAAGCTAAGTGAGATTTTAGAGATTTTGGCTGTGAAGCCAAAGTCAGAGAATGCCAAGAATGTGGAGAAAACTCTAAAGATCTGTGAAGATCCTCCTACAATTAATGATGAAGAAAAACACTGTGCAACTTCAATAGAATCCATGGTAGACTTTGTCATTTCTAAACTTAGGAAGAATGTCCATGTTACTTCTACAAAGGCAGAAAATGAAAGCAAGTCCAAAAAGTTCATAGTGAAAGATGGAGTGAAGATTTTAGCAGAAGAGATAATTGCATGTCACCCAATGCAATACCCATATGTTGTCTTTTACTGTCATAAGTTATCAAATAGTAGTGCACATTTTATGCCATTGGAGGGAGAAGATGGAACTAGGGTTAAAGATGTAGCAGTATGCCACAAAGACACATCAGAATGGGATCCAAACCATATTGCATTCCAAGTTCTCAAAGCCAAGCCTGGGACCATTTCTATGTGTCATTTCTTCCCTGAGGGTCATCTTGTTTGGTATGCTAAATAG
- the LOC114163430 gene encoding pentatricopeptide repeat-containing protein At1g66345, mitochondrial-like produces MIQRRIYPNLTSLRIIVDALCKEEYLLHENVVWSLVLHAKVAFRDLDSAWGLYGEMVRRRFKLNAFVYMSFVGAFCRDGSVGEAISLVREMEGNELRPYSETFEHVVVADSEECVRVFDEIVRVGFVPGCVVFNKVVERLCEKGEMEKANGMLSVLMDKGFSPDDVTYSLLMQGYARKEEVQEVLKLYYEMEYKRVYPGLSVFVTVVQFLCRCGKVEEAERYLRVMRERLVALDASVYVELASLL; encoded by the exons ATGATTCAGAGAAGGATTTACCCTAATTTGACGAGTTTGCGAATCATAGTTGATGCATTGTGCAAGGAAG AATATTTGCTTCACGAGAACGTTGTGTGGTCTCTGGTTCTGCATGCGAAGGTTGCGTTTAGGGATTTGGATTCCGCGTGGGGATTGTATGGGGAGATGGTGAGAAGAAGGTTTAAGTTGAACGCTTTTGTTTACATGTCGTTTGTTGGAGCATTTTGTAGAGATGGGAGTGTTGGGGAGGCTATTAGTTTGGTGCGTGAAATGGAGGGGAATGAGCTGAGGCCATACAGTGAGACGTTTGAGCATGTTGTTGTGGCAGATTCGGAGGAGTGTGTGAGGGTTTTTGATGAGATAGTGAGGGTTGGGTTTGTGCCTGGTTGTGTGGTGTTTAATAAGGTAGTGGAGAGGTTATGTGAAAAGGGTGAAATGGAGAAAGCGAATGGAATGTTGAGTGTGTTGATGGATAAAGGGTTTTCACCGGATGATGTTACTTATTCTCTTTTAATGCAGGGTTACGCTAGGAAGGAGGAGGTTCAGGAGGTTTTGAAGTTGTATTATGAAATGGAGTACAAACGTGTGTATCCTGGGTTGTCAGTTTTTGTGACGGTTGTTCAGTTTTTGTGTCGTTGTGGAAAGGTTGAAGAGGCTGAGAGATATTTGAGGGTGATGAGAGAGCGGTTGGTGGCTCTGGATGCTAGTGTGTATGTGGAATTGGCTTCTTTGCTATAG